From Pulveribacter suum, a single genomic window includes:
- a CDS encoding carbohydrate ABC transporter permease, translated as MSTTTKPVNQKAWFLILPVILCVAFSAIVPLMTVVNYSVQDIISPERRVFVGTEWFAAVMRDEELHSALLRQITFSLAVLAVEIPLGILLALSMPAQGWKSSAVLVVVALSLLIPWNVVGTIWQIFGRSDIGLLGATLARLGIDYSYTGNATQAWLTVLAMDVWHWTPLVALLCFAGLRSIPDAYYQAARIDGASKLAVFRYIQLPKMRGVLMIAVLLRFMDSFMIYTEPFVLTGGGPGNATTFLSQYLTQKAVGQFDLGPAAAFSLIYFFIILLLCFILYNWMQRVGTTPKEGAGHE; from the coding sequence ATGAGCACCACGACCAAGCCCGTGAACCAGAAGGCCTGGTTCCTGATCCTGCCGGTGATCCTGTGCGTGGCCTTCTCGGCCATCGTGCCCCTGATGACGGTGGTGAACTACTCGGTGCAGGACATCATCAGCCCCGAGCGGCGCGTGTTCGTCGGCACCGAATGGTTCGCCGCTGTGATGCGCGACGAGGAGCTGCACAGCGCGCTGCTGCGCCAGATCACCTTCTCGCTGGCGGTGCTGGCGGTGGAGATTCCGCTGGGCATCTTGCTCGCGCTGTCCATGCCCGCGCAGGGCTGGAAGTCGTCGGCCGTGCTGGTGGTGGTGGCGCTGTCGCTGCTCATCCCGTGGAACGTGGTGGGCACCATCTGGCAGATCTTCGGCCGCTCGGACATTGGCCTCTTGGGCGCGACGCTTGCGCGCCTGGGGATCGACTACAGCTACACCGGCAACGCCACCCAGGCCTGGCTGACGGTGCTGGCCATGGACGTGTGGCACTGGACGCCGCTGGTGGCGCTCCTGTGCTTTGCCGGCCTGCGCAGCATCCCCGACGCCTACTACCAGGCCGCGCGCATCGACGGCGCCAGCAAGCTGGCGGTGTTTCGCTACATCCAGCTGCCCAAGATGCGCGGCGTGCTGATGATCGCCGTGCTGCTGCGCTTCATGGACAGCTTCATGATCTACACCGAGCCCTTCGTGCTGACGGGCGGCGGGCCGGGCAATGCCACCACCTTCCTGAGCCAGTACCTGACGCAAAAGGCCGTGGGCCAGTTCGACCTGGGGCCGGCGGCCGCCTTCTCGCTGATCTACTTCTTCATCATCTTGCTGCTGTGCTTCATCCTCTACAACTGGATGCAGCGCGTGGGCACCACACCGAAGGAGGGCGCAGGTCATGAATGA
- a CDS encoding ABC transporter ATP-binding protein encodes MARIELKLAHSYKPRPQSDSDYALLPLDMAFEDGGAYALLGPSGCGKTTMLNIMSGLLVPSEGQVLFDGRDVTRASPQERNIAQVFQFPVIYDTMTVAENLAFPLKNRKVAPERIRQRVGRIAEMLEMSGQLDQRAAGLAADAKQKISLGRGLVREDVAAVLFDEPLTVIDPHLKWQLRRKLKQIHHELKLTLIYVTHDQVEALTFADQVVVMTRGRAVQVGTPGELFERPRHAFVGHFIGSPGMNFLPAQVQGDALVVAGQRLALPRALPAGALRLGVRPEYLHLAAPGQAGALQCTVARVQDLGTHQMLTATLGGEVLKARCAPEQALPGEGQPVWLQVLGEHTCFYQDEELLP; translated from the coding sequence ATGGCGCGCATCGAACTGAAACTGGCGCATTCGTACAAGCCCCGTCCGCAAAGCGACAGCGACTACGCCCTGCTGCCGCTGGACATGGCGTTCGAGGACGGCGGCGCCTACGCGCTGCTGGGCCCCTCGGGCTGCGGCAAGACCACCATGCTCAACATCATGTCGGGCCTGCTGGTGCCCTCCGAGGGGCAGGTGCTGTTTGACGGCCGCGACGTGACGCGCGCCAGCCCCCAGGAGCGCAACATCGCCCAGGTGTTCCAGTTCCCGGTCATCTACGACACCATGACCGTGGCCGAGAACCTGGCTTTTCCCCTGAAGAACCGCAAGGTGGCGCCGGAGCGCATCCGCCAGCGCGTGGGGAGAATCGCCGAGATGCTGGAGATGAGCGGCCAGCTGGACCAGCGCGCGGCCGGCCTGGCAGCGGACGCCAAGCAAAAGATCTCGCTGGGCCGCGGCCTGGTGCGCGAGGACGTGGCGGCGGTGCTGTTCGACGAGCCGCTCACCGTCATCGACCCGCACCTGAAGTGGCAGCTGCGGCGCAAGCTCAAGCAGATCCACCATGAGCTCAAGCTGACGCTGATCTACGTCACGCACGACCAGGTGGAGGCGCTGACGTTTGCCGACCAGGTGGTGGTCATGACGCGCGGGCGCGCCGTGCAGGTGGGCACGCCGGGCGAGCTGTTCGAGCGCCCGCGCCACGCCTTCGTGGGGCACTTCATCGGCTCGCCGGGCATGAACTTCCTGCCCGCGCAGGTGCAGGGCGATGCGCTGGTCGTGGCGGGCCAGCGCCTGGCGCTGCCGCGCGCGCTGCCCGCCGGCGCGCTGCGCCTGGGCGTACGCCCCGAATACCTGCACCTGGCGGCGCCGGGCCAGGCCGGCGCGCTGCAATGCACCGTGGCGCGTGTGCAGGACCTGGGCACGCACCAGATGCTCACGGCCACCCTCGGCGGCGAGGTGCTCAAGGCGCGCTGCGCGCCCGAGCAGGCCTTGCCCGGCGAGGGCCAGCCGGTGTGGCTGCAGGTGCTGGGCGAGCACACCTGCTTCTACCAAGACGAGGAGCTGTTGCCATGA